The following proteins come from a genomic window of Zingiber officinale cultivar Zhangliang unplaced genomic scaffold, Zo_v1.1 ctg167, whole genome shotgun sequence:
- the LOC122036508 gene encoding protein TRANSPARENT TESTA GLABRA 1-like has translation MPLTSSQKLPSAFCLLPLTVWCQIREEEEEEEEEAAATAMETSTQESPVSANVFTFDSPHPVYAMAFSPSSASPRLALGSFVEDYSNRVEVVGFDEDTLAFRPDPALSFDHPYPPTKLMFHPLSLPLLASVCDSLRLWGLGPDSTELRSVLDNGKSSGYCAPLTSFDWNDVEPRRVGTSSIDTTCTIWDVDRGAIETQLIAHDKEVYDIAWGEAGVFASVSADGSVRMFDLRDKEHSTIVYESPRPDTPLLRLAWNKVDRCYMAVTTMDSNRVVVLDIRSPAAPVAELQRHRASVNAVAWAPHAARHICSAADDGEALIWELPAPITVSGSSAAATTAVASEGIDPVLVYSAGAEINQLQWSSAHPDWIGIAFSNKVQLLRV, from the coding sequence GACCGTTTGGTGCCAAATcagggaggaagaggaagaggaagaggaagaggcggCCGCGACGGCGATGGAAACCTCGACACAAGAATCGCCTGTCAGCGCCAACGTCTTCACGTTCGACTCCCCCCACCCCGTCTACGCCATGGCGTTCTCGCCTTCCTCCGCCTCCCCCCGGCTCGCCCTCGGGTCCTTCGTCGAGGACTATTCCAACCGCGTCGAGGTGGTCGGCTTCGACGAGGACACTCTCGCCTTCCGGCCCGATCCTGCCCTCTCCTTCGACCATCCCTACCCTCCCACCAAGCTCATGTTCCACCCCCTCTCCCTCCCCCTACTCGCCTCGGTTTGCGACTCCCTCCGCCTATGGGGCCTCGGACCCGACTCCACCGAACTCCGATCTGTCCTCGACAATGGCAAGTCCAGTGGTTACTGCGCCCCCCTTACCTCCTTCGACTGGAACGACGTCGAGCCCCGCCGCGTCGGCACCTCCTCCATCGACACCACTTGCACCATCTGGGACGTCGATCGCGGCGCCATCGAGACGCAGCTTATCGCCCACGACAAGGAGGTATACGACATCGCCTGGGGCGAGGCCGGCGTCTTCGCTTCCGTGTCGGCTGACGGATCCGTCCGCATGTTCGACCTCCGCGACAAGGAGCACTCCACGATCGTCTACGAGAGCCCTCGCCCTGACACCCCTCTTCTCCGCCTCGCGTGGAACAAGGTCGACCGCTGCTACATGGCCGTCACCACCATGGACAGCAACCGCGTCGTCGTGCTCGACATCCGCTCCCCGGCAGCCCCCGTTGCCGAGTTGCAGAGGCACCGCGCCAGCGTCAACGCCGTCGCGTGGGCCCCGCACGCCGCGCGGCATATTTGCTCAGCGGCGGACGATGGCGAAGCCCTAATTTGGGAATTGCCGGCTCCCATTACCGTGTCTGGTTCCTCGGCAGCCGCGACGACCGCAGTGGCGTCGGAAGGGATAGATCCTGTCCTAGTCTACTCGGCAGGTGCTGAAATCAACCAACTGCAATGGTCTTCTGCACATCCTGATTGGATCGGTATCGCCTTCTCCAACAAGGTGCAGCTGCTTAGGGTTTGA